ACTGATTTGCAACATCTCCTGTTTACTCGGCCGTCACACGTCTACTACTGTGTACATATCGCAGCACTGATTTTTATTCTTCCGTTTTGGCAGATCAACATGGATGATATAATCTAACACATCCTGCAACAGGAACTTAGACATTGTAGTCTTACAGTTTCTTATCAAACGCGTCTGCAGGCTGTgtttatgatgtttttcttctgctttctgcTGTAGCTCTATCAGCTTTTTTTCCAGCAtcttttttatggttttacttCACTTgctggtgtttcttttttcttggtAATTGTTTATTGCATTTCATAAAGTTTACAACACATGGTGTGAACAAGTGgtaagagagaggaagaaatggaaaaccAAATGCCTAAAACaggcaaaaatatatatattttatatgatatATTATCTTGTAGCTTTGACTCATGATTATGACCATTCCAAAAAAACTCAATGTTATGACTCTAAGACTAAACTAATAGATATAAGTAATAGTTTTGactaaataaattactttttaggCTTGGCATTAACTCACTCGAACATAAATAACAGATGCTATCTGAAATATGTCATTAATAATGTCATTTACTAAGTTACTGTAAGATTATAAGATAATATTAAATAACTTTAAAGACATCATTTTGACTCATTTAGCCATGATAGTGGGTGACAGTACAAAGTTCTGATTACATGGATCATGATGTTGACTCTATAAGTTGAGAATTATTGGTTTCATTCCCAGTGTTTTATCTACTTATGTATTTTCCAAATGAACTTCTCGATTGTTCGTCAGATCGTGAAAGTTCGTGTCCTGTCCTGTGTAGTGAAGCTCTCACACCACTAGGTGGCTCTTATGCCTGCACTCATGGAAATATGATTTtcaccagagaaaaaaaaaaacttaacttcaccttttttttttcccagtaattttgctcaatttttttcaatgttcCTTCCACACGTCGTGACCCTCTGACAAACAGCTGAATGTCACCTCTGCACAGACCGAGAGCTTTGTGCAGCACATTGACAGCTGCCttttgtgggtgttttttttacctttaatcACTCCAGATGTATATGTATTTGAAAGACTGGCACTACTTTCTAATGAGGTACCTGTTGTAAataatttactaatgctttatataTGAGTTATACTTCATTAATGAGAACATTTTTGGGGTGAAAATTCCATGTGGTTGTCATTAGTCATGAGTCATTAGTACTCAAGTCACTTATACAGGTTGATGAATGACGCTTTCTGATAAGCCATCAAAGCTGcagttataaataaatgttataaatgtttataaGTCATTAATAATAAGGGTCACAGCTGCCCAGCacactgttttgttgtgtgggTAGTGGGATGTTGCTGAACTGCTCagctgtacagtattttttctgctgtctctGGCACAGGCTGACGTCTAAGAACAATAGCTGCTGGCGTACCATGGGTCCTTGTTGTTGAATCTTCCTGAATCATCACTGGGCTTTTGCAGCCTTTTTGTTTCTGGGCTTTACCGTCGGCCACCAGGTGTTTGCACCCACTGCTCAGTTAATAACGATAAGGCAACCAACTCACAGCCAGGCACCTGAAAATGGCACCCATCACTTCTTGACGAGTAATTTGGTGCAAAGCAAGTCCTCTATAAATGGTGTAATTTCAGAGGAATAAGCAGTGGCCCCTAGAGGACGGATCCTAACGTTTTGATGACTCCCTGATCGTTCACCTAGCGCCATTACTGGGATaacatttctacttttaaacaacaaatatcAACATCCAATGGGTAGATAATCTGAGAGTCTGATAATGCTCCCCATGGGATAAATTCCACAATGTTCCACTGTCACACCAAGTTGAAATGTCTTTTGTAGGATGTGTcatttttgcatacatttgttCCTATTTGATcatgatttgttttgttatctcacgaaataaaaatcacacaagtTCTGCCTCAGTTTGTGTTCTTTTATTTGCAggtgggagagggagaagatggTTTGGTGTAAGGTGTGGTCTTAGGTGTGTCTAGAACTCCACAACATGTCTAATGGAGCCCACAGAGGGATGAAGGGCCCCCCAGTCTGCGTGTCGTCTGTATTCACCCTTTTCCAGAAGGTACTGGCGCCCCCTGTAGTTCGGATGCTCATAGAAGACCCAGACGCCTTCCTGGACTTGAGCCGAGTGGACCTCACGGAAGCGCCAGCGGTCCAGCAGGTTGGGCAGGTCTTCGCTAAACTCTAACATCTGGCCGCCGAAGTCTGGACGTTCATAGACGCGGATCCTGTGCCTGCTGGAAGGCTTGTATAATAAACGAGATATGTGTTAACTAGTGAGCCTTAGGGGTTATGTTAACATGAACCAGACTACACTTACACGTCAGGCTATTTTCCAGGACTTACATATCGGATGAGGCGACAGGAGCGGATGGTGTCATTGAAGCCGTTCCAGCTTTGGTAGTTGGGGTACTCCCCTCTCATGAGGACGTACTGGTAGCCCATGTATTGGGGTCTCTCATAGATGACCCAGGCCCCGCCCTCCACCCGGATGGAGTTACAGCGGCTGAAGTGGGAGCTGAGCTCAGGACAGTCACTGCTGCATTCATAGTGACGACCCTGGAAGTTTTTGTCCTCGTAGAAGAAGATCTGCAAGCAGGAGTCAGCGACTGCTCTTATAATTACTCTTTCAACTAACCCTACTACTACCAATACTACAACTAATTGTCCCAGGATCGTCTAACTGCTCGAATTTCTTGGCCCATTCCACCGTCAGTTGGATTCccaaatctcaaaaaaaaaaaaaacccggcGAATACAATATTATTACTTCTGATGGGAAATGTGGCCAaatctacacattttttttaaaaagagtggCGTTGAGACATCATTTTGAGTTGTACATCTAATTCTACTGTAAGTTCTGCAGCTGGCACACGACATCCTGCCACTTTAAACTAACATGAGTCCAGTCTAGTCGGCGACACTACAGAGAACGACCAAATATAGTGCGGTATCACATTACAGACTCGCTTCCGGGCCCATCCCAAGCTCTTACGTGATTTTTGCATGAAATCGCAGATGGTTTCAAATGAAGCTGGATTGGAAAACCCACACTGTATATTTAGCAATGAcctgaaacatttttgttaaatatgcCGAATCTCTCTGAAGTGGCGCTGAcaaatgttgctccatatcCTCTTGATGCGTAAATCCTCGCTAAAACATTCcccataacaactttataagctGATCATATGTCAGATGTTGTGGTTTCACTGTGTTCCActgcccccaaatggccaaaaaaaaaaaaaaaaattaaaaatgtctgcagctttaaagtttttGTCAAGGTTTCACTGACTTTACTATTGAATTTATTGATTTGATTACTACTGAAGAATAATTTCCTTATTGTTCGAGTGAGTATGAATTTCCTGTGAGATCCAGGTAACAAATAACAGCCCCAAATTTAGAAACATTCGATCCGTCAATTCTACCAAAATGAATGCTTTGCACAGGAACCATTACATTTccttagaaagaaaaatgaatgaaaaacatcaatCTTCTTCAAAGAGCAACAACTGCGTTTCACTGATTATCACTTTGAATCTTGACGAACATTTACAAACAACCCACTAGTTTGTATGACGTGCATTATAGTATTATTATGTTGTACAGTTACAGTACTCACTTTCCCCGTGCGCTCCATTGTCACCTTATGTTTCTCTTCACCCGGTGAAATAAAAGCCACTCATTGGTACTGCATCCCCGACGGTCCACTTTTATATAAGGGCTGATGAAATGCCTTGCCAGGAGAACGATTGTCATTCAGATGAGCTCTCCATTAACTTTGGCACATCGGCTGATGCTGCAACTGTTTTAGAACATGGCCTTTACATGTGTTGATGCAGAAATTTTGACTGAATGCCGTTTAACTCTAGAAAAAAGATTCGGTCAAGATTTTTGAATAGTGTTATCAGTTGTTATGTTGCTGTAAATTCActtcttcattcattttacttCCTATAATACTTTTGCTGTTATCTTAGATATTAGCAGAAGTTGGActctatgttttactgtttcttgctataatattgtttttttgtatttaatacatatgtttatgtacatttatataacattgttatattacagtatatatggaatgtctgttttttactCCTTATTCACATGGATCAAATTGACGAATACAATTTCCTATCACCAGTCTACAAAACCTTTAATTTATCACACCAGCCTCTTCTTATATAACCTCATAATCTTTTTGTTGTAGTTTAACTATTTATCACTTGCCCTCCTCTTTGTATTATATCTCTATTCTCATTCTTTTGCTGATCCAAAACTATATTTCCCTGCAAggataataaaatttaatttgattaaatcctgacttgaaaacaaaaaaacaaaccaataattTGAACCGTGTCGAAACCTGTATAGGgccagatacagtatgtacgtGTGAGTTTAAAAgacaatatatttaaaattgacGTGAAATATTGTAGTTAGAAAATATTTAACGAAAATGAAAGCTGATTAAGAAAAGTGCAATTGATAATGAGATATGTAATTTTAATTggtgttgtatttgtttgttaagggtatataatattatatcaattaattagttaaatatatgatttttttttgtctatatcatgatacattttactgaagcatttttattttgaaatgttttcagtgaccTTTTTTATACTTAGTTTTATGCCTGGTATTTATaaaatttttgcttaaattagAAATCTTCATAAAACTGAGATcctatttcaaaataattttgagATGTGCTAATaaagctcaaaataaaaatattttcaagttGGCCTTATAATGCTGTATGATCACTTTAGACCAGTGGAATATGTACAATCACTGCAACATATCAAACTggtaatatatataatttataataaattaCCAAAAGCATTATTTATTATCTAGTTTAACCTCCACAGAAGGATTTATTGTGATCATCCTGACAATTGAGTGACAGAATAAATAACTGACGTGGTTTACAGAATGCAAAACGCCTGGAATATGTCAGTTACCTGACACCaaatatgtttcaaaataaagatactgagtaaaaaagatgaagatgtgaaataaacaataatcaAAAGTGTAGAATTTTTGTattatgactttatttttcaagatGCATGTTCAGCCATTTAAcacttatctttttttaaacatttcatggCTAGTATTCCTTGACCCGGCGGATGGAACCGACAGTGGGCTGCATGGCCCCCCACTCAGAGTACCGTCTGTACTCGCCCCTCTCCAGCAGGTACTGGCGTCCCCTGTAGTTGGGATGTTCAAAGAAGATCCAGGCTCCCTCGTACACCTTGCAGGAGTGGACGTCGTGACTGTGCCAGCGCTCGTGGAAGACAGGCATGTTGTCTGCCACCTCCATCGACTGGCCTTCGAAGTTCGGCCTCTCCCACACCATCAGCCTCCACGTATTCCccacctggggggggggggatgaaAGGACCCTGAACTTCTGCTACATTTCAAGGCTTTGGAAGCAGaagatgcaaacacactcagaaaATACCTCTCATTAATAATATGTCACAAGAAGTAAAATTAGCTATTGAGAGCCAAAA
This genomic interval from Xiphias gladius isolate SHS-SW01 ecotype Sanya breed wild chromosome 13, ASM1685928v1, whole genome shotgun sequence contains the following:
- the LOC120798098 gene encoding gamma-crystallin M2-like, with the protein product MERTGKIFFYEDKNFQGRHYECSSDCPELSSHFSRCNSIRVEGGAWVIYERPQYMGYQYVLMRGEYPNYQSWNGFNDTIRSCRLIRYPSSRHRIRVYERPDFGGQMLEFSEDLPNLLDRWRFREVHSAQVQEGVWVFYEHPNYRGRQYLLEKGEYRRHADWGALHPSVGSIRHVVEF